A window from Sus scrofa isolate TJ Tabasco breed Duroc chromosome 2, Sscrofa11.1, whole genome shotgun sequence encodes these proteins:
- the LOC110259716 gene encoding olfactory receptor 1440-like, whose translation MAGGKNSTTITRFILLGFSEFPKLTAVLFSVFLGIYLTTVSWNMGLITLIRMDSHLHTPMYFFLSNLSLLDICYVSTIAPRMLSDFFKKYKFISFMGCTMQYFFFSSLGLTECCLLAAMAYDRYAAVCNPLLYAAVMSPTLCVQMVAGSCITGFFGSFIQLCALFQLHFCGPNVINHFFCDLPQLLILSCSDTFFFQVMTSVLTVIFGLTSVLVIIISYCYIVATILKITSAEGRSKAFNTCASHLTAVTLFFGSGIFIYMYPNSGDSLSQNKLVSVLYTVIIPMLNPLI comes from the coding sequence ATGGCTGGGGGAAAGAACAGTACAACAATTACAAGGTTCATTCTCTTGGGATTCTCTGAATTTCCAAAGCTCACCGCTGTCCTCTTTTCAGTATTCCTAGGGATCTACCTCACGACAGTGTCCTGGAACATGGGTCTTATCACGCTTATCAGGATGGATTCGCATTTGCACACACCTATGTACTTTTTTCTCAGTAACCTATCCTTGCTGGACATCTGCTACGTTTCCACCATAGCCCCCAGAATGCTCTCTGATTTCTTCAAGAAGTATAAATTCATCTCCTTTATGGGATGCACCATGCAGTACTTCTTCTTCTCTAGCCTGGGTCTGACCGAGTGCTGCCTCCTGGCCGCCATGGCTTACGATCGCTATGCTGCCGTTTGCAATCCTCTCCTCTACGCAGCCGTCATGTCCCCCACCCTCTGTGTGCAGATGGTGGCAGGATCTTGTATAACTGGATTCTTTGGCTCATTCATTCAACTATGTGCCTTGTTTCAGCTCCATTTTTGTGGCCCAAATGTcatcaatcatttcttctgtgacctgcCCCAACTTCTAATCTTATCCTGCTCTGACACCTTTTTCTTTCAAGTCATGACCTCTGTGCTCACAGTGATCTTTGGACTCACATCTGTCCTGGTTATTATAATATCCTATTGTTACATCGTTGCCACCATTCTGAAGATCACTTCAGCTGAAGGCAGGTCCAAGGCCTTCAATACCTGTGCTTCTCACCTGACAGCAGTGACCCTCTTCTTTGGCTCAGGTATCTTCATTTATATGTATCCTAATTCTGGTGATTCCCTGAGCCAAAACAAGTTGGTATCTGTCTTATACACTGTTATAATTCCCATGCTAAATCCACTGATCTAA